In the Malaclemys terrapin pileata isolate rMalTer1 chromosome 12, rMalTer1.hap1, whole genome shotgun sequence genome, one interval contains:
- the LOC128846944 gene encoding uncharacterized protein LOC128846944 encodes MDNTRTQDTIPQLHRYAAPFQALPLDQTVHPFRIGDQVLVKKWKRDPLTPRWDGPHTVSLISQAAVKILGSDKWTHRTRIKRFLNPDQGTNPTEEDTGPLPAPAPEARGGMGEDTVWEYQGLDGLKGLFRKKPIMNSLLIFLFIGVYHGYGWENRFIQLGETIASSFNLSSCWVCGGPGDWNEWPWVAQPVPAKWWISNLSIVHKGTEVWDEDSSPW; translated from the exons ATGGATAATACAAGGACTCAAGACACTATTCCTCAG CTTCATCGATACGCGGCGCcattccaggctctccccttggaCCAGACCGTGCATCCGTTCCGGATCGGTGaccaggtccttgtcaagaagtggaaaCGCGACCCCCTTACGCCAAGGTGGGACGGTCCACACACCGTTTCGCTCATCAGCCAGGCCGCAGTTAAAATTCTCGGGAGCGACAAATGGACACATCGCACCCGGATAAAGCGGTTTCTGAATCCTGACCAGGGAACCAATCCCACGgaagaggacaccggccctctgcccgccccggccccggaaGCCCGGGGTGGCATGGGCGAAGACACCGTCTGGGAGTATCAAGGACTCGATGGGCTAAAAGGACTGTTTAGGAAAAAACCAATAATGAACTCATTATTGATATTTCTGTTCATAGGTGTCTATCACGGCTATGGTTGGGAGAATAGGTTTATACAACTGGGAGAAACAATAGCGAGTTCCTTCAATCTTagtagctgctgggtttgtggaggtccaggggattggaatgaatggccttgggtagcccagccagtgccagctAAATGGTGGATtagtaatttaagtatagtccacaaaggaacagaagtttgggatgaggatagtagcccttggtga